Proteins encoded by one window of bacterium:
- a CDS encoding type II secretion system F family protein has translation MTALCIHKLYPVFIEHYHCRRMDSYCIDFFDTFIRHLKAGTSREQAFILSYKASHVFLKNQLTSIVKGIHTGKDFSALLFNSAATICHKSLKQYLISIHSSIESGQSLLKQMEFLLRKVRQSNHLKNKLKSLVSQSKLQAYVCIALPIFFSLVLYMISPNFILPLFTQSLGKVSLTLCFILLGLGAYWITALVNKDYIQ, from the coding sequence ATGACTGCTTTGTGTATACACAAGTTGTATCCAGTTTTTATTGAACACTACCACTGCAGACGAATGGATAGCTATTGTATTGATTTTTTCGATACTTTTATTCGTCATTTGAAAGCAGGGACTAGCCGAGAACAAGCCTTTATTTTAAGCTATAAAGCTTCTCATGTTTTTTTAAAAAACCAGCTAACATCTATTGTTAAAGGTATACATACAGGCAAAGACTTTTCAGCACTATTGTTTAACTCTGCAGCAACTATATGTCACAAAAGCTTAAAACAGTATTTAATATCTATTCATAGTTCCATTGAAAGTGGACAATCTTTGTTAAAGCAAATGGAGTTTCTACTAAGAAAAGTCCGCCAATCAAACCATCTTAAAAATAAACTTAAAAGCTTGGTTTCGCAAAGCAAACTACAAGCCTACGTTTGCATTGCATTACCTATATTTTTTAGTTTAGTGCTTTATATGATCTCACCTAACTTTATTTTACCGCTATTCACTCAAAGTTTAGGCAAAGTTTCATTAACTCTATGTTTTATTCTATTAGGTTTG
- a CDS encoding CpaF family protein, with protein sequence MREYIKFIQTFHQHLNDQVFVKTKLENHNTQQIKTLITQNYYDFCYKNPQYKNLAEHKQLLGFIISENTGLGAIDTLLCAPEVSEIMINGANTIYYEQNGQLHLSPLFFSSEKILRNIINKIASLVNRRLDQSSPMIDARLPDGSRLNAIIHPLVLNGTTVTIRRFMHKTITLDKLVHQKSLSASSANFLKFCVQHKKNILIAGGTGSGKTTLLNILSQFIPPSERIISIEDSAELKLKQPHVIQLETRTKNTENLGEVSIRDLLKNSLRMRPDRIIVGECRSEETMDMLQAMNTGHSGSMTTLHANSPRDALKRIENLVLLSGYTYPTSALREQIVSSIDLIVYVQRSQNGQRSITHITEVSHMETELISLLDIFTQEQNTLKWSKHYPSFLQKLPEHQKNQLRSILTQTKVA encoded by the coding sequence ATGCGTGAATACATAAAATTTATCCAGACCTTCCACCAACACTTAAACGATCAAGTCTTTGTAAAAACCAAGCTTGAAAATCACAATACCCAGCAAATAAAAACCTTAATCACTCAAAACTATTATGACTTTTGTTACAAGAACCCCCAATATAAAAATTTAGCTGAACATAAGCAGTTGCTTGGATTCATTATCAGTGAAAACACTGGTTTGGGCGCCATCGATACTTTGCTCTGTGCACCCGAGGTAAGTGAAATCATGATCAATGGGGCCAATACTATTTATTATGAGCAAAATGGCCAATTGCACCTAAGCCCTTTATTTTTTTCTTCTGAAAAAATTTTACGCAATATCATTAATAAAATTGCAAGTCTGGTTAATAGGCGTCTTGATCAGAGCTCTCCAATGATTGACGCCCGTCTACCAGATGGCTCGCGTTTAAATGCTATCATTCACCCCCTTGTTCTCAATGGCACAACAGTGACCATACGTCGATTTATGCATAAAACAATAACCTTAGATAAATTGGTTCACCAAAAATCTTTATCCGCATCCAGCGCAAATTTTTTAAAATTTTGTGTCCAACATAAAAAAAATATCTTAATTGCAGGTGGTACTGGCAGCGGAAAAACAACACTGCTCAATATTTTGTCACAATTTATACCCCCATCTGAACGCATCATTAGTATTGAAGACTCTGCTGAACTTAAATTAAAACAGCCCCATGTCATACAACTTGAAACAAGAACTAAAAATACAGAAAATTTAGGCGAGGTATCCATTAGAGATTTACTCAAAAACTCACTGCGTATGCGTCCAGATCGAATTATTGTGGGTGAGTGCAGGAGTGAAGAAACTATGGATATGCTACAAGCTATGAATACAGGTCATAGTGGGTCCATGACAACCTTGCATGCCAATAGCCCAAGAGATGCCCTTAAAAGGATTGAAAATCTAGTTTTATTATCAGGTTACACTTATCCAACTTCTGCATTGCGAGAACAAATCGTCTCTTCGATAGATCTTATTGTATACGTTCAAAGAAGCCAAAATGGTCAAAGAAGTATAACTCATATAACTGAAGTTTCACATATGGAAACAGAGCTTATTTCTTTGTTGGATATTTTTACCCAAGAGCAAAATACTTTAAAATGGAGTAAGCATTACCCTAGCTTTTTACAAAAATTACCTGAACACCAAAAAAATCAACTGAGAAGTATTTTAACTCAAACCAAAGTGGCTTAA
- a CDS encoding pilus assembly protein N-terminal domain-containing protein — protein sequence MRITLAISLIIILLALPSLYAQKNIFLDLGHQKVIPGDNIIRVSIGNPKIADVTIIENNKEIILTGIKTGSTSLVIWRKNQQKYKYIVIVGNKSNDASLIKQIKQLQKIKTLYIQKQSNQYLIKGTLFKPKDLALLEAIKQQNNNIIDLTHFNQKKFVFLHKLLQTKIHQYHYKNIFVEPQGKYFRLKGYVNHLQDKKKVLLIAKSLYPLIDDGIHIHSSKKSSVFIDVKFLEVHNSAIKNIGIQWPDTISAQANLALNNTLLQRTISTGSDLNLIVQALSENGKAKVLSNPKILCRDGFVSSFLAGGEIPIRLISERVANVMFKPYGVSLKIKPHIHASNNILLDLKIKISDLDSSVSIEGIPGIIEHHLQTSAQTQLNQTIVLGGFFQDRMRKNIKRFPVLGTVPILGELFKSRSFQKKQSQFFILLTAYSNSVKEKYHQKLLKHSKTLNINTKDYHFSLFD from the coding sequence ATGCGCATCACTCTGGCTATATCACTCATAATAATACTGTTAGCCTTACCTTCTTTGTATGCACAAAAAAATATTTTTTTAGACCTTGGCCATCAAAAAGTTATACCCGGTGACAATATAATACGTGTATCTATAGGCAACCCTAAAATTGCAGATGTTACCATCATAGAAAATAACAAAGAAATTATTTTAACCGGTATTAAAACTGGTTCTACATCTTTAGTCATTTGGCGAAAAAATCAACAAAAGTACAAATACATTGTTATAGTAGGAAACAAAAGCAACGATGCATCTCTCATAAAGCAAATCAAACAACTACAAAAAATAAAAACCCTTTATATACAAAAGCAATCCAATCAATACCTCATTAAGGGGACTCTCTTTAAGCCTAAAGATTTGGCTCTACTGGAAGCAATAAAACAGCAAAATAATAATATTATTGACCTCACTCACTTTAATCAAAAAAAGTTCGTTTTTTTACATAAACTTTTGCAAACCAAAATCCACCAATATCATTACAAAAATATATTTGTTGAACCTCAAGGCAAGTACTTTAGATTAAAAGGTTATGTAAATCACCTTCAGGACAAAAAAAAGGTATTGCTAATTGCTAAAAGCCTTTACCCTTTAATTGATGATGGTATCCATATTCATAGCTCTAAAAAAAGTTCTGTTTTCATTGATGTTAAGTTTTTAGAAGTTCACAACTCTGCCATCAAGAACATAGGCATTCAATGGCCAGATACAATTTCAGCCCAAGCGAACCTTGCTTTGAACAACACTTTATTGCAACGCACAATCTCTACCGGTAGCGACTTAAATCTTATTGTTCAAGCCCTATCTGAAAATGGGAAAGCCAAGGTTTTATCCAACCCTAAAATATTATGTCGAGATGGCTTTGTATCTTCTTTTCTTGCCGGTGGAGAAATCCCCATCCGGTTAATATCAGAACGTGTTGCAAACGTTATGTTTAAACCCTATGGCGTTTCACTTAAAATTAAACCCCATATCCATGCCAGCAATAATATTCTCTTAGATTTAAAAATTAAAATCAGCGACTTGGACAGCTCTGTTTCTATAGAAGGTATTCCCGGTATTATTGAACACCACTTGCAAACCTCAGCACAAACCCAACTTAATCAAACCATTGTTTTAGGCGGCTTCTTTCAAGATAGAATGCGGAAAAACATAAAACGTTTTCCAGTCTTAGGAACCGTTCCTATTTTGGGTGAATTATTCAAAAGCAGAAGTTTTCAAAAAAAGCAAAGCCAATTTTTTATTTTGCTTACGGCCTATTCCAACAGTGTCAAAGAAAAATACCATCAAAAGCTTCTTAAACATTCTAAAACCCTAAACATTAACACCAAAGATTATCATTTTTCACTTTTTGATTAA
- a CDS encoding ferrous iron transport protein A, with the protein MKLSEVPNKNMRVKVSTFNQGYSQKIIERLRNLGIVENKTISILHSLPFGGPVVVHVGCCVFSLSREVAQWVEIEPEASH; encoded by the coding sequence GTGAAATTATCCGAAGTGCCAAATAAAAATATGCGAGTCAAAGTTTCAACATTCAATCAAGGCTACAGTCAAAAAATTATTGAACGCCTAAGAAATTTGGGGATTGTAGAAAACAAAACAATCTCAATATTGCACAGCTTACCTTTTGGGGGCCCCGTGGTTGTACATGTGGGGTGCTGTGTTTTTTCTTTATCAAGAGAAGTGGCACAGTGGGTAGAAATTGAACCCGAAGCAAGTCATTAA
- a CDS encoding ferrous iron transporter B: MSKQKHKKILLVGKPNSGKSLLFSKLTGVRQKVSNFPGVTVEIKQAQYKEFHLVDYPGIYSLDSISIDEEIAINSLQSALENEKDELTAVVCVVDATRFDMSMSLALDIRQECLKHSVPMILALNMMDELEKNNLHVNLKGIEEALNVPVIGMSAKTKQGFTELYNEISRVGFKDMPLPSFNKTKQELLEELNQKFAPKSDVLIAKQNYLDRVFLSPWLGGVLFALVMLLVFQSIFTWAEPLMVAVENIFAFLGSLALSTLSEGVARDFIIEALIEGVGAFVIFVPQIFVLTFIIGILEDSGYLARSAIICHRILSFFGFSGKSFVPLLTGHACAIPAILAARTIDSPKRRWITMLTVPLTACSARLPVYSLLIVTLIPANAIVAGFLGLRGLLFFALYAFGIAMALLVGVLIDRFSTNKDDNDYPFILELPPYRVPGIKPLLQKSFRAAWSFLSGAGPMIFVVTVIVWALGYFPNYGESLEQSYLAKLGHFFEPVFAPLGIDWKYGVAILVSFLAREVFVGTLGTMFGIESADENLSSLSEKIQNSGFSLASGIALLVFYAVALQCVSTVAVLAKELKNKWQAWGVFVAYGVLAYIMALITYMFFNG, encoded by the coding sequence ATGTCTAAGCAAAAACATAAAAAAATTCTTTTGGTAGGAAAACCGAACTCAGGAAAATCTTTATTATTTTCAAAACTCACAGGAGTTAGACAAAAAGTGTCCAACTTTCCCGGCGTGACGGTTGAAATTAAGCAAGCCCAGTATAAAGAGTTCCATTTGGTTGATTACCCGGGTATTTATTCCTTGGATAGCATTTCTATTGATGAAGAAATAGCCATTAACTCTCTCCAAAGCGCTTTGGAGAATGAAAAAGATGAACTTACAGCCGTTGTTTGCGTGGTGGATGCCACGCGTTTTGATATGAGTATGTCTCTTGCTTTGGATATACGCCAAGAATGTTTAAAACACAGTGTTCCCATGATTCTAGCATTGAATATGATGGATGAGTTGGAAAAGAATAATCTTCACGTCAACCTCAAAGGGATAGAAGAAGCATTGAATGTACCGGTAATAGGGATGTCAGCTAAAACCAAACAAGGTTTTACTGAGCTGTACAATGAAATTAGCCGTGTAGGCTTTAAAGACATGCCTTTGCCTAGCTTTAATAAAACTAAACAAGAGCTCTTAGAAGAGCTGAATCAAAAATTTGCTCCAAAGTCAGATGTGTTGATTGCCAAACAAAATTACTTAGATCGAGTATTTTTATCCCCTTGGCTGGGCGGTGTTTTGTTTGCTTTGGTCATGTTGTTGGTGTTTCAATCTATTTTTACCTGGGCAGAACCCTTAATGGTGGCGGTAGAAAATATCTTTGCCTTTTTAGGGTCTTTGGCTTTGTCTACGCTCTCTGAGGGTGTGGCTAGAGATTTTATCATTGAAGCTTTAATTGAAGGTGTAGGTGCGTTTGTTATTTTTGTGCCGCAAATTTTTGTTTTAACCTTTATCATTGGCATTTTAGAAGACAGTGGTTATCTGGCCAGGTCAGCTATTATTTGTCATAGAATTTTAAGCTTTTTTGGGTTTTCTGGAAAAAGTTTTGTGCCACTGCTTACCGGTCATGCCTGTGCGATTCCAGCTATTTTGGCGGCTAGGACCATTGATTCTCCCAAACGCAGATGGATTACCATGCTGACTGTGCCTTTGACGGCGTGTTCTGCGCGTTTACCCGTATACAGTTTGTTGATTGTGACCTTAATTCCAGCGAACGCTATTGTTGCAGGCTTTTTGGGTTTAAGAGGCTTATTGTTTTTTGCATTGTATGCCTTTGGTATTGCGATGGCTCTGTTGGTGGGAGTTTTGATTGATCGCTTCTCAACCAATAAAGATGACAATGACTATCCGTTTATTTTGGAGTTACCGCCTTATAGAGTACCTGGAATAAAACCCTTGTTGCAAAAATCATTTAGAGCGGCTTGGTCTTTTTTATCAGGGGCAGGTCCCATGATTTTTGTGGTCACGGTTATTGTTTGGGCCTTGGGTTATTTTCCTAATTATGGTGAGTCTTTGGAGCAATCTTATTTGGCCAAGTTGGGTCATTTCTTTGAACCGGTTTTTGCACCCTTAGGCATTGATTGGAAATATGGTGTAGCCATTTTGGTGTCATTCCTGGCCAGAGAGGTCTTTGTGGGTACTTTAGGAACCATGTTTGGTATTGAGTCTGCGGATGAAAATCTGTCGAGCTTGAGTGAAAAGATTCAAAACAGTGGCTTTTCTCTGGCTTCAGGTATAGCGCTTTTGGTATTTTATGCTGTTGCCTTACAGTGTGTATCCACTGTAGCCGTATTGGCCAAAGAATTAAAAAACAAATGGCAAGCATGGGGTGTGTTTGTGGCCTACGGAGTTTTAGCCTATATTATGGCTTTGATCACCTATATGTTTTTTAATGGATAA
- a CDS encoding MerC domain-containing protein: MPVVKQGHKKNKKLNIDLIGICCSSLCAIHCLLTPILLVSLPSLGKYFENQWVHISFFAAMTALALWTILRHYKMHQSKTIFALLILGIAVTALGFLPPEGFSPTHQHQHSHPHNHIWEEACFIIGGLMLFIGHIMTIRKYKCWEGHCHQH; encoded by the coding sequence GTGCCAGTGGTTAAGCAGGGTCATAAAAAAAACAAAAAGCTAAACATTGATCTTATTGGTATCTGTTGCTCTAGCTTATGCGCTATTCACTGTTTACTGACCCCCATCTTATTGGTTTCTTTACCTTCCTTAGGAAAGTATTTTGAAAATCAGTGGGTTCATATCAGCTTCTTTGCTGCTATGACAGCATTGGCCTTATGGACTATTTTGCGTCACTATAAAATGCATCAATCCAAAACTATTTTTGCCTTACTCATTCTTGGTATTGCAGTTACCGCTTTAGGTTTTCTACCACCAGAAGGTTTTTCTCCAACACATCAACACCAGCATAGCCACCCTCATAATCATATTTGGGAAGAAGCATGTTTTATCATAGGCGGTTTAATGCTCTTTATTGGCCACATCATGACCATTAGAAAATACAAGTGTTGGGAAGGTCATTGTCACCAACATTAA
- the folP gene encoding dihydropteroate synthase: MEPRQQYFTQALTLLEKHSLGPIEVAPIYQTPAMLPLDAPDHWNKPYLNTVLRLSTELSAQSLLNKIKSIELKLGRDLNLKWGPRPIDLDILFYGQTLVDTESLSIPHPRLLERDFVLKPLLDIVNPSDIPKNDALKILKKSKSIHMPAWMHILNLSPDSFSDGKAFNDETCLKQLDTIQKHTIQYLDIGAASTRPNADIVSPKEEIKRIKPFLQLWNTYFNQQTLLKPRLSLDTMHASVAQFVHEQTELHTINDVSGLKDPEMFSTLQQTNCDYVLMHSLNAPVDPRNVMAHDTDPIVFLKQWLDQKLTLLDKNNIDVSRVIFDPGIGFGKTASQSLKILQNLDQFNDIPCRLLIGHSRKSFMKLFCNLDAHARDYESIGISMALSQHAVDIFRVHQAPLHQRAWLAYQHTKVQYRGG; this comes from the coding sequence ATGGAACCAAGACAGCAGTATTTTACTCAAGCCTTGACTTTACTTGAAAAACATAGCCTTGGCCCCATTGAAGTTGCTCCCATTTATCAGACCCCGGCCATGCTGCCTCTTGATGCACCTGACCACTGGAATAAACCCTATTTAAATACTGTTCTTAGATTGAGTACAGAGCTTTCAGCGCAAAGTTTGCTTAATAAAATCAAAAGCATTGAACTTAAACTAGGACGTGACTTAAACCTAAAATGGGGACCTAGACCCATTGATTTAGATATTTTATTTTATGGACAGACCCTTGTTGATACAGAAAGCCTGTCCATCCCGCATCCAAGACTGCTTGAACGGGACTTTGTTTTAAAGCCTTTGTTGGACATTGTTAATCCAAGCGATATCCCTAAAAACGATGCCCTTAAAATTTTAAAAAAATCTAAATCTATACACATGCCAGCATGGATGCATATTTTAAATCTTAGCCCAGATTCTTTTTCAGATGGCAAAGCTTTCAATGATGAAACGTGTTTAAAACAATTGGACACCATTCAAAAGCATACCATTCAATACCTTGATATTGGCGCGGCTTCAACACGACCCAATGCTGACATTGTTTCTCCTAAAGAAGAAATAAAACGTATCAAACCTTTTTTACAGTTATGGAATACATACTTTAATCAACAAACTTTACTTAAACCGCGTTTAAGTCTTGATACAATGCATGCTTCAGTTGCTCAGTTTGTTCATGAGCAAACTGAACTTCACACCATTAATGATGTTAGTGGACTTAAAGATCCTGAAATGTTTTCTACTTTGCAACAAACAAACTGCGATTACGTTTTAATGCACAGTTTAAATGCTCCGGTAGACCCTAGAAATGTTATGGCACACGATACGGATCCCATTGTATTTTTAAAACAATGGCTTGATCAAAAACTAACGTTGCTGGATAAAAACAACATTGATGTTTCAAGAGTAATTTTTGATCCCGGCATAGGCTTTGGCAAAACGGCCTCTCAATCTCTAAAAATTTTACAAAACCTTGATCAGTTCAATGATATTCCATGTAGGCTTCTTATCGGTCACTCCAGAAAATCTTTTATGAAGCTATTTTGTAATCTGGATGCCCATGCCAGAGATTATGAAAGCATTGGCATATCCATGGCCTTATCTCAGCATGCTGTTGATATTTTCAGGGTTCACCAAGCCCCTTTGCATCAAAGAGCATGGCTCGCATACCAACATACAAAAGTACAATATAGGGGTGGATAA
- a CDS encoding dihydroneopterin aldolase, with product MLSQSSSCLTLHDFHFWVHLGDSEQERYHAQKVSATIKIAFADNPQAEKTDKLNDTVCYLKLSQALQDDVKKNQYELIEKLCRQFFDIVSQHIPQNCKAQVKLLKLTPPIKDSYNNGVSYTCGDWID from the coding sequence ATGCTAAGCCAGTCTTCTTCATGCTTAACCTTGCATGATTTTCATTTTTGGGTGCACCTCGGCGATTCTGAACAAGAGCGCTACCATGCGCAAAAAGTAAGCGCCACCATAAAAATAGCCTTTGCAGACAATCCCCAAGCGGAAAAAACCGACAAGCTTAACGATACAGTATGCTATTTAAAATTATCTCAGGCTTTACAGGATGATGTAAAAAAAAATCAATACGAACTCATTGAAAAACTTTGTCGTCAGTTTTTTGATATTGTTTCACAACATATTCCACAAAATTGCAAAGCCCAAGTAAAGCTCTTGAAATTAACCCCTCCTATTAAAGACAGCTATAACAATGGCGTAAGCTATACCTGTGGAGATTGGATTGACTAA
- a CDS encoding CADD family putative folate metabolism protein yields MSFSEKLKQSIADYHLLEHPFYQKWNEGKLKAETLQHYAKEYYQHVKAFPRYISATHSLCEDITKRKILLENLNEEEGSMGKDHPQLWADFANGVGANAERLDQHTGGQAINTVIDTFFKYARSSYSEGLASLYAYEYQVPEVAKTKIDGLKKFYAINDEQSLAFFKVHQSADVIHREACEDLLDQLSEDEQSHALDAAKHSAQSLWNFLTEMNDYDEKLAC; encoded by the coding sequence ATGTCATTTTCAGAAAAGCTAAAGCAAAGCATTGCAGATTATCATTTACTTGAGCATCCATTTTATCAAAAATGGAACGAAGGCAAACTGAAAGCTGAAACTTTACAGCACTACGCCAAAGAATATTACCAGCATGTTAAAGCTTTTCCCCGCTATATCAGCGCTACCCATTCTTTATGTGAAGACATCACAAAAAGAAAAATCTTACTTGAAAATCTAAATGAAGAAGAAGGCTCTATGGGAAAAGACCATCCACAACTATGGGCAGACTTTGCAAACGGTGTTGGCGCTAATGCAGAACGTTTAGATCAGCACACAGGTGGACAAGCCATTAACACCGTTATTGATACTTTTTTTAAATATGCTCGCAGCTCTTACAGTGAAGGTCTAGCATCTCTCTATGCTTATGAATATCAAGTGCCAGAAGTTGCAAAAACCAAAATTGACGGTTTAAAAAAGTTTTATGCTATTAACGATGAACAAAGCCTGGCCTTTTTTAAAGTTCACCAAAGTGCAGATGTTATTCACAGAGAAGCGTGTGAAGACCTTCTTGATCAACTTTCTGAGGATGAACAATCACATGCTTTAGATGCAGCAAAGCACTCAGCTCAATCTCTTTGGAATTTTCTAACAGAAATGAATGACTATGATGAGAAGCTGGCATGCTAA